In Festucalex cinctus isolate MCC-2025b chromosome 17, RoL_Fcin_1.0, whole genome shotgun sequence, the genomic stretch CCAGGAATGATACATATTTTTCATAAGACAAAAATGTTATGAAGTGATAATGTGTATACATTTCAGTATCAAAATAGAAAAAGGAATAGAAAtcctttcatacattaaaaagtaaatataaacacttattacagtaaaagaaaaaaaggcggaGTTATTGGTTTATGTGATGGTTTGTGTGAATTGTGGTTTTTCACAAAACGTGACTTGTGATTGAacagcaaccagtccaggttgtagtCTGCCTTTCACCCAAAGTCAACAAGGATTAGCTCCAGTTCCTataagtggtatagaaaatgttttgatGGATAGGTTTATCTGATTTAGTACAGATAGGCCGCACTTCCTCCTCTGCATCGGTCATCAGACTTGTGCTTCTTTTTGGCATTTTCCTGCAAGTTCTTGCACAGGATTTCATCACTGGCCGCCTGCAGGCTGTCAAAGGTGCCCAGACTCTCGGGCCCGTGACTCTCGGGACACGGACTTTCCGCCCCCTGACTCACTGCCTCCTGCAGGTTCCCATTGTGAGACCGCCAATGTCGCTTTCTCAACACATTCCCACAACTCTCCACACAGCTGAAGCGGGCCTCGGTGGTGCAGGCGTACATGCCGACTGGCACGGATAGCACCATGACGCACACGACAACAACGATATGGATCAGACGCTCCCTCTGCTCCATCTCGCtgacgtcacttcctgtcacaAAGACGACACACTGGCCTTCCCGCGGCGGGTGGTTCCTCAGCGTCACGCACACCTCATATTTGGTAATAGGAAGCAAATCATTGACTGAATAGCTGTTGATTCCTGGTCCGATGTAGATGGTCTCCCTTTTGGGTGAGTCATACTTGCCAAAGTGGATGGTGAACCATGTTTCTGCCGGGTTGTCGGTGGCTGCGCGCCACTCCAGGGTGATGCCATAAACTGTCTGCTTGGTGATGCGGATGTCAATGTAGGTGTTCTCGTCTGGGGAAAGGATGGGTGAAGGTGGCGGGAGAGGAGCAGAGTTACTCAAAGCACTGACGTTCACTGTGATCCCAACAGAGGAGTTGCCGATGAAATTGTTGGCCAAGCAGGTGTACAGTCCTCCATTCACTAGGTGCAAGGAAGGGATCACCAGAGTGGAGTTGACGGTTTCCTCGTCGATGGGAGTCACAATTGCTGTATGGAGAAAACGGAACTAGATCATGTGTCTTTACCTCTTGGTTTAAGACGAAAGTTGTGTCTCTAAAATCATTCATACTCAACTGCGGCAATATGGTACTTATAAGGCGGAGTTCCTGGCTGTTAACTAGTGGAAAGAGAATTGTCACTTCCATAACAATGGGCACAGAATGGGAATAAGTCCAAAATTACTCTTACACTGACAACTGCACTCTTCCTGTTATTGAAGTAATTTGACAGTACGGTCCAGTGGTAACTCAATTCCCGTTTTAGGACATGTCTTTCAGCTAGTTTTCTGGACCAAGGTTGTCATCTTCTTTTTCCGCTTTGGACTAAGCTCAATTGAGGGTTACAAAAGCTAATCATCCTTCTACATCTCTTCCAGTCGGTAATTCTGTTCAAACTTGAGCTATCTGCAAGTCTTGCCTAACCACGTTGATGAATGTCCACTCTAGCGTCTTCATTTCCAGCAAACTTCTTCCTACCAACCACCAATTTACTCCTCCCCTCCCCCCAACGTTTTTGACCCAGGTACTGTCCCTAAAATCTAGCTCTTGTCCCTGGCCTTGGCTGCCAACTATTTCCTACAGAGGGTTTAAATGTAACAACAATCTTCAAACACTGAGTCAAAGATAACCCTGACTGTGTCAAATTGCTATTATACTAATCTGCTATACTTGTGTATTGTTTTGTAGGTGACATAAAGTAGCACCTTCCTGTCTACCCACCACCAACTGGAAATTAAGCCAGATGAATGCGAGAGTGAACAATACTGCTAGCTAGAAATGTGGTTAGAGTGCTCCGACAGCAGCTTTACAACTGTTTAATGGAcaatggtatttaaaaaaaaataaaaaatcttaccCGTAAATCCTTTTATAATCTTCTGACTGTACATCCACTCAATGGTTGGGCCCGGCCTGGCCTTGACTAAGCATGAGAGTGTTGCATTTGTTCCGTGAGCCACACTAATGTTAGTCTCTGGGGCAGAGGCCACAGGTTTTGTGCATGTTTTCAACTGGATCTTGTGGAAAAAATTGTCCGTTTTAGAGGCGGGGCCCGAACACTTCAAATAAGAGTTCATTAGAATGATGGGAGGGCCAACCACTCGGATGAACTCCACAAAGCCTTTGAGGCGGCAGTCGCACAGCCAGGGGTTGTCGTGCAGCGCTAAGACCACATTGGAGACCAGTCCCTCCTTTGCCCATACTCTCACTGCTTTCTGGTAAAGGGGCCAGTTTATGAACACATCTTTTGATATAACACTAAGCTGGTTGAAGGATAAATCTAAGTAGGTCAGCACAGCTAAGTGTTTCAGGGAATGTTCCGGTAGGACATCCAGACGATTGTGTTTCAGGTCCAGAATTTTGAGCTTCGGCGTGTCCTGAAATGCAGTCCATGGAACTGAAGTCAGCTTGTTGCCCTGCAGCCGCAACTCGGCCAGGTTTGCCAGCCCCTGTAGGCTTTTGATGTTCATCAGGGTGATATCATTGAAATTTAGCCAAAGGAACTCCAAGGCACCGACTTTGGAGAAGGCTCCTCGAGGTAGCTCCGCCAGGTGGCAGTTTTCCACACGAATCTTTGTGAAATTATGTGGGATGTCCTCCGGAATTTGACTCATGGGGGCTTCCATACATAGCAAAGACCTAGATGTTATTACCGGAAAGGGAAATGAGGACTCTTCAAATATGACCTGGCTTTCACAAACTAGAGTTGACTCACCTTCCCAGGGTCTCATCTGTGCAGGAGCAACCCTTCAGACAAGTTGACGATCCAGGAGTGATGAGATGAGCCACAAAAGCAATGTATAACGCGACACAAAAACCATCCATGTTCCTAGAGGAGCATGGGAAACAACCCTGTTAAGGGCAGGACGCGACATGGACAGGCTATGTGACCTAAGCCTATTAGCTTAAGCTTCCTTGACGTAACACTTAAGGCAGCAGGAGACATGAGATACACTCAGGTGTATTTCTGTTTTGGGGACTGCTCCTTCACCACACTGATTGACTTGTTCCGTTGTCTCTGGATTTTACAGATATGTGACTTGGTCAGCCACCCAGTGTAACGAGGCTATGGGCCACAGCAGGAGGCCCATCTGCCTAAGTGGGCCGGTTAGTGACGCCAAGAGAGAGGGTGACAGATGTCTGGATAGGACTGTAATCTGACCTCAATAAGCTGTGATACCACTCGACTCGGCAGGTTCTTCTATCAGCAATCAGTTGCAGTACCCTTTGTATTCTATTAGCTGCTATATATCCTTGTACCTTTCGGGGGTATGCTGGATTGGCTCTGGGGCTCAAAGGCTTTTTTACCCTTGAATAAATTCTGTAATTAGCCCGATAAGGTACATTAGTGCAGATTGTACCTTAGGTACCAGAAATCCATTCTCTCTGTAGTGTGCATACAAATTGGTTTAGACATTGTAGGTGAGGAAAGTGTTCAAAACCTCCAACATTACTttgatggattttttattttttttgcttactgTACCAAACACATGCCTCAACACGCGACATCCACACATGATGTTTCgaccaaacacaaaaacaagcatgtattggaatatatataaaaaacatttatttacatgcaacacttTCATGTTCAGATGCTTCAGTTACAACATATTTACATATTAGAAATTGTGCAAGCGGTGTTGAGTTTTGTACGGAAAACCTGGCACATGACATATAAAACAGAAACAGACTAACCATCATTGATCTttctaaatataatatattcatTTAAAGGTTTGTACACAGTGCAGAGGTTACATTGGAAGAAATATGTTAAGGTTGAAAAGATGAAATGTCATCGTTTCATATGAGgtccaaaaacacatttatatacAATACATCAACAACATATGTAAATAACCATTTCACTGTATAAATTCCCTTTTTTGCTGTCATATATAATATTTAGATTTCTTCCACAAGGCTGTAAATTTATTTCATCCGGTGGCAAATGAGCTGTCACTGTCCTTTGGGGAACCCACAAAGAGGGTTCAGTCTTCACTACTCCAGTCTCAAAGTGCATCTCCCAGAAGGTGAGGCAAATGTCGGGTTCTAACAGAAGTACTCATTAGGTGGCCCCTCAGTCCTTATTATGGCCTCAGAATCAACGCTAGACCTCGCAGAGAGCAGCCTGTTGGACTCATCAGGGTTTAGGCGTGTAAGATACTCGCCTTCCATCCCTTTAGTTTTGGCCCCGGGGCCCAGAGTCTCAAATGTGACATAGGAGTCTTGTATTTCCTTGGACTGCCGGCCCAGAAGCTTTTGGCAACGCTTTTTAATGGCACCACAGCACACAATCAGAGTGAGGGGAACGGCAATGACGCAGGCTACCGTGATGACAACCACATTGATGAGTTTCTGGGTCCCGCTTGCGCTGGCCGCCTCATCCGTTGAGAAGATTACGCATTGCTCCTTTTTCGGGATCAGGCCTTTGACGCAAACACAAGCGATGTACTTTGTTTTTGGCACCAGGCCGTCAATAGTGATACGATTTTTGCCCGCTCCGACGTTGATCCGCCGCATGTCCCGCTCGCCAAACACAGCATACAGGACGCTGAACTCGGTGATGTTTGTGGCCGTCGGGGCTCGCCAGTTCAACGAGACGGTGTGGTCGGTATCGCCGATCACCTTCACCGAACGCACAACTCTTTTCTCACGGGCTTGCTGTAAGGATGAGGCGTTGGCCACCATGTTACCCAAAGCAACCTGCTCCGGCTTTCGAGGGTTTGACCCCCGGCCTCGCCCTCGTGAGCCGGAGGAGACGCTATAGCTCTCGACCTCATACTTCCCAGTGACACCTTTACCATTGAGGGGTTCGATGATGGGCTTGCCTGGGGAGGTGGTCGGGGGAGGGACATATCTAGCAATAAGCTTTTCCTGATATGCGGCCCTCCCAATACCGCCAGGCTTCTTCATTCTAGGTTTCTTCGCAACGGCACCTCCTACCTCTTCAGACCGAAAGGTGTCTGTGATCACCAAGGAGATGATGGCGTCTGCGGTACCCACAAAGTTGGTTGCTTTGCACACATATTTTCCTGAATCCTTGTAAGAGACTGCAGGCACGCTCAAAATGGACCAAATGATGCCCTCCTTTGAGATCTCTTGCTGAactgaaaataaagaaaaggttGGTAGGGTTAAGCAGATTGGTACAAAGAGAATAACTTTAATCCTGTTGACACTCATGCTGAAATAGATGGCGTTCTAATCTTAGCACCTCTGGATTTGGTTCAGGAGAACTCACTAGTGCCGTTGATTTTCTTGCCATCAGCACGGTTCCAAGACAACTCGGGGATTGGAACACCGACTGTGCCGCAACGAAGTAGCACATTGTTGCCCAGCGAGCTCCGGACACGTGCAACAGCCGTATGTACCCGAGGGCCCTGACACCTCTGTAGCTCCGCTTCAGTGAAGAAAACCCCAGACAGACTCTCCGGGTCGGCACACCGCAGCCTGGGGTCTATTAGCGCGACTGATGACCTTGGAGATTTCTGGAACTGAACCAGATCATAAAGCCGGCAGTCGCATAACCACGGGTTGTCATGGAGACCTGAAAACCAAATGCGTCATTGAGACCTTGTTGCATGTGAGCTATTATaaccacatacacacacgctacTACCCGGTACTCAAATTAGACTAATCCATTCTTGATGGTGAAAGTCAAATATGGCGACTAAGAACAAGAAGCCTCATGATTATGGAAACTCACCAAGAATAAACTTGGAGGAATCTGCATCCTGAAGCGGTTTTACACTTAGCCAAAGTGAGAGGACATCTGCGGGTACGGTGGTGAGAGTGTTACTGGATAAATCCAGATAGGTGATGTTCTTTATGTATACTAGGGCCTCGGCAGGCATGCTGGAGATCTTGTTGTTGTGCAGGTCGAGGAGCCTCAGATTGGGCATGTCGCTCAGAGACTTCCACGGGAACGAGGTGAGGGCGTTTCCGTCCAGCCTCAGCTCGTCCAGGTTCGTGAGACCCCGGAAACTGTCCACACTGAGAGAGCTCAGGGAGTTGAAAGACATCCACAGAAACTCCATGCTGCTGAGGTAGCGAAAGTTGCCACTAGAAATCCTTGTGACGGCCGTCTTCTCAATGCGTATCTTGGAGGTGTCCGTGGGGAAATTTGTAGGAATGACGCTGATCTTGGGATCATTGCACAGGACGCTTCTGCGGGGGAAAAAAGTTCAACTGTCGGAATCCTTATGACAACGTATAAATAGAAGAGAAATATGTGTATTTTAGCTCAAGTAAGTTAGATGTTTTCACTGCAGTTTGTTAGTATAAAACTGGAATAGGCTTTGCTAAATTTTATAGTGAAACTAAATGTCTGTTAACCTGGCAAAAAGTGTAATTTGATGAATTACGGATAATTGTGCAGACCTCTGATAAAACATAATCATAGTTTACAAACTATAACAACAATACAGCTTAAAAAATAGCATTTATGTGACAGTTTTTAAAAGTAGTAGCCTATTGTCCTGTAACAAGAAAAGCAGATTAAAGAGCAACTCCAAGTTAATCCGCCACTACTGAATTGACGAAAGCAGAGCTGTCAATTTTGCAcgcaagatttatttatttattttataaaaaaaaaaaaaaggtgaattcaTAAAATGAAGAAGGTGTCAATACTTGTGTTTACCTGGCTTTGGAACCGTCGCTCAGTTTGTGGAAGAAGCAGCTGCACTGTGCAGGACATGAAGCACTCATGAGAGGGAAAACAACTAAAGCCATGCAAAAAGCCCAAGAGAAATGTCGACTCATTTTGGTTCCCACGAGGCTCCTAAATGCTACAAACTATTTCACTACTAAATACGAATCCTAAAAAAGTTGTTTAAGGGGACATGAGATGCATGGTGGTCCCATCAGCTCCATTCTGGTCCGCCTGCTGTCAATCCTCAGATAAAAAGGATGCGCTGGGATTaaaggagcaggaggaggaggaggagcttacTTTGGGGGTTATTTCCATTCACACGATTACACCAGGGCTATCCTAGAAGCTGATAAGTTGCATACTTGtcactttctttctctttccaatgttgacattttaaagACGCACAACTGGGGCCTGCTGAAGGATGTTCAACAGGTCCTTCCATCGGCAGTCACAAAATTCTATGAATTTGTCGAGCTTTTTTTGAATAATTCCTGACAGATGTTGAATGAAATATCAACTCCTGTGACTTGTCCAGCTGTTTTCTCatccatccccccccccccaatttagAAGTCCAAACAAGCAGTGTGCTTGCTTAGTGCAAACCCACCACTAGCAGGCAGCATTAGACATTACATtagagtgttaaaaaaaaaatattattcacTTCACTGCCCAAAATCGTCCTTTCAGTAATAGTGTACGAAATATATTAGTGTGATGTtgtacatttaacatttttgacAAATGCTAGCATCTTTATGGTGCTGGAAAAATCATTACTGCATGAGTAATTTACACAGTCTTCATGCTTCACTGATATACTTTGAGTATGTCACAGTTGcggtttccttctttttttttttttttcttaacaggtGCAGTTTGGATAAAAACAGGACAAATCCTTTAATCCACTCATCtatgtcttttttattttttttatttttatatatatatatctttttacCCTTCGATTTCATGTTTTTATCCCTGCAAATACAAGAGCACTTTTAGAACATTTTCACTGGAATTTATATGGGCATCATCACATGGGTGAACAAAGCATGTTTATAATCTACTGTACAATTATTAAAACATCAACTACGAAGTCCACATTTTGATGGTTAAAGTGTTAAGGAGCAGCTGCTACAATGGCTCAACAAGATGTCCACTGGGAAACATTAATTCATTTGTTGATGAGTTGCTGCTAATCTGTGAGCAGATTAATGCAATATGCAAATAGACTTTCGCCACACAATTTAATAAAAGAGAGAGCAAAGGGTCTACTTTCCAAAAACAGACATCCAGTTTCTAGAgtgtttgtcctcattagggccaCGGGGGAGCCAGAGCCTACCCCAGTTTACTTTGTGTAAGAGGCAGCAATGCAATGCAATGACACTCATATTCACACCGATGGGCAATTTTGATTTTAATTCAACTTAcatgcattttttgtttgtttgtttaggatTTGGGAGGAAGCCATAGCAGAGACTGGGGTGACGGGGTGTTTGGGCTCTGTCATAAATCTGTATAAGGCCGCTCCAGCATtttgtttgatattttaaaatatattgtatatattttctcAGCCACCCTTGATCGACCAAGCACCCCTTCAGCACCAGgagacaaaaaaattaaaatcctgGAGCTCATGCACCTGCTCCATGGATTAACTAAtgagaaaataatttaaaaatatatattagaaTACCAATAAAATGCCGGAGGGGCTATACAGATACTGACAAAATCCCCCAATATGCCTGCATTTTACATTGATTACAAGCTATTGTCCATTTTCTCTTCTCACGTCTACAGAGTGAGCATTTGAACTCATGAGAAATGAAGACCCCCACATTTCTTACTAAATGAGAGCGAAGTGTTCTTGTTAGGACATTCTTGGGGGGATTGCTGCAGCACTGTGAAACAAATCTTAAGCTCattgttcagttttttttcgCCCTCCCCTTCATGTGACAAGAGGGCAACACAAAGCTTCACTTTGTGGGGGGAGGACATAGAAGGAAAGGTTCTGTTTACTCTTCGTGTGAGAGGGgaaacgtaaaaataaaaaaagttttgtggGGAAAAGTCGACAAGTTGTTGTGGTCTTCGGTCAACAACATGGCGGCGTATACGCTACCTGAAGGCTTCGCCGACTTCGACATGTTCTTGTTCGGCTCGGCGCTCTTTGTCGGCGGTAAGTAGAAAAGAGGCGCACGAATGTTATTGTGGGTTATTACCCTCGGACTGGCCTCCGTCCATCGACAGGCGCCCTCGGGTTCCTCCTCAACGCAGTCACCGTCGCCTCCTTCCTGCGCGTCCGGGAGCTGAGGACCCCCAGCAACTACCTGGTCTTCAACTTGGCCCTGGCCGACATTAGCCTCAACGTTAACGGGCTCACGGCTGCCTACGCCAGCTACCTCCGGTCTGGTAACACCGGACACTCCTTATCGaaccatttaaaaacatttagtcTTATGTTGTATGGTGTACTAGTTCTGTAGACAAGCGCcaccaaataaacaaataaataaataaataatctagtACCACCATaacgtaaacaaacaaaatgaggaAGAGGTTTTCTTATCTCAAGtcactgtaacattatgcaTAACACTACACCTCAAAATAGGAAAAGAAGCAAACCATACCAAATTaatccttatttttatttatttaaacgattttttttaaaaaaagtacctAAAAGTCTCTataagtacaaataaatatgttctaAATTTCCACTGTGCTCTTCAATGCTaaccaaatttgaatgattaaaaaaaaaaaaaaaaaaaaaaaaaaaatctaactatGGAAAATGATGCTTCAAATCCAAAAtttatctgcaaaaaaaaaaaaattgaaaaattttgtgaaaaacaaacaattccaTACTAATTCTCTTCTGGCTTTTTGCGTTCTTAGCACTTATCGTTCAGCATGTAGGCTATAATGTATTTAGCAACAAACCTCTGGATTCACTTTAAATATGTATGATTGTATCACAATTTATTTTCCATGATTATTTCACATACCACACGTATCATATCAGTAAGCTATATCTaataactataaaaaaaaatggcttacttcgCATCATATTGACGAACCATCAAAATTTAATCCAACTACACGTATtgataattaataatatattgCTTAAGCCAGATGAGGGTCATATTTAATGTGTTTCTTTTGTATTCCAGTgaaagaaagtgtgtgtaagacCCTGCTGCGAGAAAGACAAACAACGTGATCCAATCACTTAAGCTGATAAAATGAAATGTCCCAATACTACTTGAAGTCTGCACTTAGAAAATTACCCAAAGTCTGTAAGAAGCTTAGAAGggaaaataaaagataaagTTATGTCAatttcctgacttttttttttctcccccagatCATACTCATGTCTTTGGAGGAATGCCTCATGTGTGCCTTTGCCCCCCCCTCCCCGTTTGTAGACATTGGCCTTTTGGCCAGAGTGGATGCGCCTATCATGGCTTCCAGGGCATGATCGCCGTCCTGGCATCCATCAGCTTCATGGCAGCCATTGCTTGGGACCGATATCACCAGTACTGCACCAGTGAGTTCCATTTGGAAGATGAACACAACACAAGAGCTGttctccttcttttttttttttttggtgcagcatttgtttttatgtacttttttagGTAAGCAAACGTGCTTTTGAGGTTACCTTGACAAAAATTTTGTGCTGCAGGACAAAAGCTCTTCTGGAGCACGGCCATGGTGATGAGCGCCATCATCTGGATCCTGTCCATCTTCTGGGCTGCAGTCCCGCTCATGGGCTGGGGCGTGTACGACTTTGAGCCCATGGGGACCTGCTGCACGCTGGACTACACCAGAGGAGACAGGTACGAGAgacacaaagcaaaaataaaataacgggagaacataaacaagagtaaattatctttttttttttttttttagggacttTGTCACTTTCATGCTCACCCTGGTGCTGCTCTACTTGACCTTCCCGGCGCTCACCATGCTGTCATGCTACAGCGCcatccacaaacatttcaagaaGGTCCATCACCACCGGGTAAGCATGCCTAGAAACCAATTTAAAGAGACAATTACATTATTACAGAAAACTCAAATTCGGACTCCTTTGTTTACAGTTCAACACCAATTTGCCACTGAGGGTGATGTTACTGTGCTGGGGCCCTTACGTCCTCATGTGCATCTACGCCTGCTTCCAAAACGTCAAGGTTGTATCTCCAAAGCTACGAATGGTGAGCGAAATGAGCcctaaaaatgtcacatttgataCTTTCCGAGCTGTCTAAAACACACGTGGGTTGCGTGTTCTCCCTTTCCAGGTGCTTCCGGTGGTAGCCAAGACCAACCCCATCTTCAACACGCTGCTCTATTCCTTCGGCAACGAGTTCTATCGCGGAGGCGTTTGGTACTTCCTCACCGGGCAGAAGATAGCCGAGCCGGATCTGAAGAAGTCCAAGTCTAAATAGATGGAAAtgatgactgtttttttttttggaactgtGTGCACAGTTTTCATTATATTTCACTGCAAGTTATTTCAttatgtgaatgtgaaaaaagcCTCAAGGCTTCTCAGAGGACCTCAAGTTTTATGAAGAAAAGTATTtggacatggatggatggattagtaATGACTTTTTCAGCATTTTCTGCCACATAAGGCAAACTGCTCATTTAAGGCACCACTATTTTTCCATACAAAATCAAAGATGATTAAAAAATCAACTATATTAAGCCGCTTGCAATTCTACAAAATCATCCTGACACGATAACAATAGGTCTTGTAATTAAAAACAATCCAACTACTCTAATGCTGGATAACAGTTTTTCACCATTCTATCATTTAAAAATTTTATATGGCCCAAGTTTGGTTGAATCTCAATTCTTCACGTGAGACGGTATGCTTCCAACATCATGCGAACAATTTGGGGAAAGAGTCAAAGTCGTGTGAGAGTCGGCCTTCCTTTAGGTGCCCTAATACTTTTGTACACAAACTGTGTAGTCAGACATGTTAACccataaaaaaatactgtacataaaatgGTATGATTcattataataattaaatcaTGACTATTACATACAATCACATGgtgtctactttttttttcttttttttgctttcataaATGAAAGGTCCCTAAATGCACCGCCCTGATCTGCTTAATGAACTTGCGCCAGAAATAAACAGCCAGGAGATGCAAGCCGGTCGTCACACTAACCTGTGAGACAGAAAGCAGTCAATGGCGTCAAGTCATGATAGGACTGTACCTAATAAATGAATGCTTACTGCAGttgaaatcatccatccatttagccCTGGCTTGTCCTCATCAGGATGTGcaaacgtgctaaccactagttgCCTTCAAATCCATCTTAAAGGGCGATCATGTTGAAACTTTCAATTGCAAGCGCTGAGAAACGGTTACAAAACAATTTTCAAATGTCAAACTAGCGCTAGTATAATCCTCATGCAGAGTTGACCGAGTCCGCGGAAAGATTAGCATTCTTGGAAAACTTTCACAAAGTGAGCGGCTGCACTAGTGATCCAATTCGGTCCCGAGTTCGAGTTAGAAGCAGCGCTAAGTAAGAGTGTTAATCGGAATCAAAGGAGGACACCTTGTAATGGACGGATATAGCCAGGCTGCAAACACGTAGGAGTACGACTACGTACGCGTACGCTGGAGAAGGACGAACAAAAGCCACGAGTTTGATCCTAACACAACGCAAAAGACGAAAGAAGAGGCTAACAAAAATGAGCATAAGTGCAGCCATAATTGTAAACCTTCAAACGAGCAgtactttaactcattgactgccattgacggaaaaagacgtcaaataatgcatttttgctgggctggcagtgaatgtgttaaacaaaatgtgccaatatattttgtgattatattgcagcatccttttttccttttttctattttaaggcaaattttgcttaaaaatccatcaattttggttacatctcatcttaactcattgactgccattgacggaaaaagacgtcaaatcatgcatttttgctgggctggcagtgaatgtgttaacaggCAAAGTAGCAACACAGAGTAAATGAACGAATGTCTGCTAGCTTAAGGCTAACATATAGTGCGAAACACCATAGTTGGGCTAACACAAATTAGCATGCTGAGGATGCTACAATAACTATAAACATTCAAATAACTGCAACTACATAGTATTGCACACTAAAACAGCTAGAAGCGGGAAAAGCCAAAGGTCAAATGATGTCAGCGTCTGCAGGTTGGATCAGTTGACCGAAGAGATTACGCAatgctgctggtgctgctgcGAGTCACCGTGGGGACTTTACTTGAAACCATTTGGGAAATGATTGAAGCGACAACGGGATTAGACGTTCACATGCGTCAGAGGTTTGTGATGGGAGCGTGTCGTCTGGAATATTCATTAAAACGTTCCATGTGGGGAGGCGGTGTTGCACAGATCCTTTTAGTGTCACCTCGGCA encodes the following:
- the rgrb gene encoding retinal G protein coupled receptor b; amino-acid sequence: MAAYTLPEGFADFDMFLFGSALFVGGALGFLLNAVTVASFLRVRELRTPSNYLVFNLALADISLNVNGLTAAYASYLRHWPFGQSGCAYHGFQGMIAVLASISFMAAIAWDRYHQYCTRQKLFWSTAMVMSAIIWILSIFWAAVPLMGWGVYDFEPMGTCCTLDYTRGDRDFVTFMLTLVLLYLTFPALTMLSCYSAIHKHFKKVHHHRFNTNLPLRVMLLCWGPYVLMCIYACFQNVKVVSPKLRMVLPVVAKTNPIFNTLLYSFGNEFYRGGVWYFLTGQKIAEPDLKKSKSK
- the lrit1b gene encoding leucine-rich repeat, immunoglobulin-like domain and transmembrane domain-containing protein 1b isoform X1 encodes the protein MSRHFSWAFCMALVVFPLMSASCPAQCSCFFHKLSDGSKARSVLCNDPKISVIPTNFPTDTSKIRIEKTAVTRISSGNFRYLSSMEFLWMSFNSLSSLSVDSFRGLTNLDELRLDGNALTSFPWKSLSDMPNLRLLDLHNNKISSMPAEALVYIKNITYLDLSSNTLTTVPADVLSLWLSVKPLQDADSSKFILGLHDNPWLCDCRLYDLVQFQKSPRSSVALIDPRLRCADPESLSGVFFTEAELQRCQGPRVHTAVARVRSSLGNNVLLRCGTVGVPIPELSWNRADGKKINGTIQQEISKEGIIWSILSVPAVSYKDSGKYVCKATNFVGTADAIISLVITDTFRSEEVGGAVAKKPRMKKPGGIGRAAYQEKLIARYVPPPTTSPGKPIIEPLNGKGVTGKYEVESYSVSSGSRGRGRGSNPRKPEQVALGNMVANASSLQQAREKRVVRSVKVIGDTDHTVSLNWRAPTATNITEFSVLYAVFGERDMRRINVGAGKNRITIDGLVPKTKYIACVCVKGLIPKKEQCVIFSTDEAASASGTQKLINVVVITVACVIAVPLTLIVCCGAIKKRCQKLLGRQSKEIQDSYVTFETLGPGAKTKGMEGEYLTRLNPDESNRLLSARSSVDSEAIIRTEGPPNEYFC
- the lrit1b gene encoding leucine-rich repeat, immunoglobulin-like domain and transmembrane domain-containing protein 1b isoform X2; amino-acid sequence: MEFLWMSFNSLSSLSVDSFRGLTNLDELRLDGNALTSFPWKSLSDMPNLRLLDLHNNKISSMPAEALVYIKNITYLDLSSNTLTTVPADVLSLWLSVKPLQDADSSKFILGLHDNPWLCDCRLYDLVQFQKSPRSSVALIDPRLRCADPESLSGVFFTEAELQRCQGPRVHTAVARVRSSLGNNVLLRCGTVGVPIPELSWNRADGKKINGTIQQEISKEGIIWSILSVPAVSYKDSGKYVCKATNFVGTADAIISLVITDTFRSEEVGGAVAKKPRMKKPGGIGRAAYQEKLIARYVPPPTTSPGKPIIEPLNGKGVTGKYEVESYSVSSGSRGRGRGSNPRKPEQVALGNMVANASSLQQAREKRVVRSVKVIGDTDHTVSLNWRAPTATNITEFSVLYAVFGERDMRRINVGAGKNRITIDGLVPKTKYIACVCVKGLIPKKEQCVIFSTDEAASASGTQKLINVVVITVACVIAVPLTLIVCCGAIKKRCQKLLGRQSKEIQDSYVTFETLGPGAKTKGMEGEYLTRLNPDESNRLLSARSSVDSEAIIRTEGPPNEYFC